The Achromobacter pestifer genome includes a region encoding these proteins:
- a CDS encoding N-formylglutamate amidohydrolase translates to MRITQPLSYRLDLPQQYPDSESSAPLVLDSPHSGTAYPPDFAAAVDFGALRTAEDTWVDDLWGDAIEMGVPMIAAAFPRAYIDANRSPDEIDELLLDSAWPDAINASPKVKLGKGLIWRMLDDGTPLYNRKLTVDEVRHRIDACWKPYHAALGQVLDAAHQKFGKVWHINCHSMPSVAGAYATDRPGLVHPDFVLGDRDGSTSDPAFREFIAAWLRERGYDVTVNDPYKGVELVRAFGRPEEGRHSLQIEINRKLYMDEVSLRPSENYGRLKADLRELTAALIIWTRAQTA, encoded by the coding sequence ATGCGAATTACCCAACCCCTGTCTTACCGGCTCGACCTCCCGCAGCAATATCCTGATTCGGAATCCTCGGCTCCCCTCGTGCTGGACTCCCCGCACAGCGGCACCGCCTACCCCCCCGATTTCGCGGCTGCGGTGGACTTTGGCGCATTGCGCACCGCCGAGGACACCTGGGTTGACGACCTGTGGGGCGACGCCATTGAAATGGGCGTGCCGATGATTGCCGCGGCGTTTCCGCGCGCCTACATCGACGCCAACCGCTCGCCCGACGAAATCGACGAATTGCTGCTGGACTCGGCCTGGCCCGACGCCATCAATGCCTCGCCCAAGGTCAAGCTGGGCAAGGGCCTGATCTGGCGCATGCTGGACGACGGCACGCCGCTATACAACCGCAAGCTGACGGTGGACGAAGTGCGCCACCGCATCGACGCCTGCTGGAAGCCCTACCACGCCGCGCTGGGCCAGGTGCTGGACGCCGCCCACCAGAAGTTCGGCAAGGTCTGGCACATCAACTGCCACTCCATGCCCAGCGTCGCCGGCGCCTACGCCACCGACCGGCCTGGCCTGGTGCACCCGGACTTCGTGCTGGGCGACCGCGACGGCAGCACCAGCGATCCCGCTTTCCGCGAATTCATCGCCGCCTGGCTGCGCGAACGCGGCTACGACGTCACCGTCAACGATCCCTACAAGGGCGTGGAGCTGGTGCGCGCCTTCGGCCGCCCCGAAGAAGGCCGCCACAGCCTGCAGATCGAGATCAACCGCAAGCTCTACATGGACGAAGTCTCGCTGCGGCCTTCCGAAAACTACGGCCGCCTGAAGGCCGATCTGCGCGAACTCACCGCCGCGCTGATCATCTGGACTCGCGCGCAAACGGCTTGA
- the glcF gene encoding glycolate oxidase subunit GlcF — protein MQTNLASWARDTDLGKEADAILRRCVHCGFCTATCPTYQVLGDELDSPRGRIYLIKQVLEGAEPTQSTQQHLDRCLTCRNCETTCPSGVQYGHLVDIGRKIVEERVPRSWADKTKRALLRKTMLSPLFAPAMRLGQAMRGMLPEALKRKVPERRDPGVLPQVAGHARQVLMLAGCVQPAMMPTIDAATIRVLDAVGIGARIAPGAGCCGAASFHLDAQDEALAQMRANVDAWWPLLQDGKVEAIVMNASGCGAMVKEYAHHLRHDPAYAEKAADIVALVKDVAEIVAPHAAQLRARLPAGTRAAFHPPCTLQHWQGLRPLAEQLLADLGFALQPFADKHLCCGSAGAYSVLNPEIALELRDRKLGAIAAGGPDVILSANIGCIGHLQSGTDTPVRHWIEVVDEQLRQPAGQRGA, from the coding sequence ATGCAAACCAATCTGGCATCCTGGGCACGCGATACCGATCTGGGCAAGGAGGCCGACGCCATCCTGCGGCGTTGCGTGCATTGCGGCTTCTGTACCGCCACCTGTCCGACCTATCAGGTGCTGGGCGATGAACTAGACAGCCCGCGCGGGCGCATCTACCTGATCAAGCAGGTGCTGGAGGGCGCCGAGCCCACGCAATCCACGCAACAGCACCTGGACCGCTGCCTGACTTGCCGAAATTGCGAAACCACTTGCCCGTCCGGCGTCCAGTACGGACATCTGGTGGATATCGGCCGCAAGATCGTTGAAGAGCGCGTGCCGCGCAGTTGGGCCGACAAGACCAAACGTGCCTTGCTGCGCAAGACCATGCTGTCGCCGCTGTTCGCGCCAGCGATGCGGCTGGGGCAGGCCATGCGCGGCATGCTGCCGGAAGCCTTGAAGCGCAAGGTTCCGGAGCGCCGCGATCCCGGCGTGTTGCCGCAGGTGGCCGGCCATGCGCGCCAGGTGCTGATGCTGGCGGGCTGCGTGCAGCCGGCCATGATGCCGACCATCGATGCCGCCACCATCCGCGTGCTGGACGCGGTGGGCATAGGCGCGCGCATCGCGCCCGGCGCCGGCTGCTGCGGCGCAGCCAGTTTCCACCTGGACGCGCAGGACGAGGCCCTGGCGCAGATGCGCGCCAACGTCGACGCCTGGTGGCCGCTGCTGCAGGACGGGAAGGTCGAGGCCATCGTGATGAACGCCTCCGGCTGCGGCGCCATGGTCAAGGAATATGCGCATCACTTGCGGCACGATCCGGCCTACGCGGAAAAGGCCGCGGATATCGTGGCGCTGGTGAAGGACGTGGCCGAGATCGTCGCGCCGCATGCGGCGCAACTGCGTGCGCGGCTGCCGGCGGGTACGCGCGCGGCCTTCCATCCGCCTTGCACGCTGCAGCATTGGCAAGGGCTGCGGCCGCTGGCGGAACAACTGCTGGCGGATCTGGGGTTTGCCTTGCAGCCGTTTGCCGACAAGCACCTGTGCTGCGGTTCGGCGGGTGCCTATTCGGTGCTGAATCCGGAAATCGCCCTGGAGCTGCGCGACCGCAAGCTGGGCGCCATCGCCGCGGGCGGGCCGGATGTGATCCTGTCCGCCAACATCGGCTGCATCGGCCACTTGCAAAGCGGCACCGACACGCCTGTGCGGCATTGGATCGAGGTGGTGGACGAGCAGTTGCGCCAGCCTGCGGGCCAGCGCGGCGCGTAG
- a CDS encoding NAD(P)(+) transhydrogenase (Re/Si-specific) subunit beta, translating into MISLNLVTLLYLVASVCFIQALKGLSHPTTSRLGNAFGMAGMAIAVLTTAALIVALARDGASTIGLGWVVLGLLVGGSIGTLMAKRVEMTKMPELVAFMHSMIGLAAVAIAVAVVAEPHAFGIVPAGMPIPTGNRFELFIGTFVGAITFSGSVIAFGKLSGKYKFRLFQGAPVVFSGQHMLNLALALLMLGCGIWFMLTQEWTPFVIMTIIAFVLGVLIIIPIGGADMPVVVSMLNSYSGWAAAGIGFSLNNPMLIIAGSLVGSSGAILSYIMCKAMNRSFFNVILGGFGGQAGGAAAAGDAQQRSVKSGSPDDAAFLMTNAESVTIVPGYGLAVARAQHALKELAEKLTERGVTVKYAIHPVAGRMPGHMNVLLAEAEVPYDQVFEMEDINSEFGQTDVVLVLGANDVVNPAAKNDPQSPIAGMPILEAYKARTVIVNKRSMASGYAGLDNELFYMDRTMMVFGDAKKVLEDMVKAVE; encoded by the coding sequence ATGATCTCGCTGAACCTCGTCACCCTGTTGTACCTGGTCGCCTCGGTCTGCTTCATCCAGGCGCTCAAGGGCCTGTCGCATCCCACCACGTCGCGGCTGGGCAATGCGTTCGGCATGGCCGGCATGGCGATCGCCGTGCTGACCACGGCCGCGCTCATCGTCGCCCTGGCCCGCGACGGCGCCTCCACCATCGGCCTGGGCTGGGTGGTGCTGGGCCTGCTGGTGGGCGGCTCCATCGGCACGCTGATGGCCAAGCGCGTCGAAATGACCAAGATGCCCGAACTGGTCGCCTTCATGCATAGCATGATCGGCCTGGCGGCAGTCGCCATCGCGGTGGCCGTGGTGGCGGAGCCGCATGCCTTCGGCATCGTGCCGGCCGGCATGCCCATCCCCACTGGCAACCGCTTCGAGCTGTTCATCGGCACCTTCGTCGGCGCCATCACGTTCTCGGGTTCGGTCATCGCCTTCGGCAAGCTGTCGGGCAAGTACAAGTTCCGCCTGTTCCAGGGCGCGCCGGTGGTGTTCTCGGGCCAGCACATGCTGAACCTGGCGCTGGCGCTGCTGATGCTGGGCTGCGGCATCTGGTTCATGCTCACGCAGGAATGGACGCCCTTCGTCATCATGACGATCATCGCCTTCGTGCTGGGCGTACTGATCATCATCCCGATCGGCGGCGCCGACATGCCGGTGGTCGTGTCCATGCTGAACAGCTATTCCGGTTGGGCTGCGGCCGGCATCGGCTTCTCGCTGAACAACCCCATGCTGATCATCGCCGGTTCGCTGGTGGGTTCCTCGGGCGCGATCCTGTCCTACATCATGTGCAAGGCGATGAACCGCTCGTTCTTCAACGTGATCCTGGGCGGCTTCGGCGGCCAGGCCGGCGGCGCCGCCGCGGCGGGCGATGCGCAGCAGCGCAGCGTCAAGTCCGGCAGCCCCGACGACGCCGCCTTCCTGATGACCAACGCCGAAAGCGTGACCATCGTTCCCGGCTACGGCCTGGCGGTGGCGCGCGCGCAGCACGCGCTGAAGGAACTGGCGGAAAAGCTCACCGAGCGCGGCGTGACGGTCAAGTACGCCATCCACCCGGTGGCAGGACGCATGCCCGGCCACATGAACGTGCTGCTGGCCGAGGCTGAAGTGCCTTACGACCAGGTCTTCGAAATGGAAGACATCAACAGCGAGTTCGGCCAGACCGACGTGGTGCTGGTGCTGGGCGCGAACGACGTGGTCAACCCGGCCGCGAAGAACGATCCGCAGTCGCCCATCGCCGGCATGCCCATCCTCGAAGCCTACAAGGCCCGCACCGTGATCGTGAACAAGCGCTCCATGGCCTCGGGCTACGCGGGCCTGGACAACGAGCTCTTCTACATGGACCGCACGATGATGGTTTTCGGCGACGCCAAGAAGGTGCTCGAAGACATGGTCAAGGCCGTGGAATAG
- a CDS encoding Bug family tripartite tricarboxylate transporter substrate binding protein, whose protein sequence is MQRRNVILGLCVAAATLAAPLTSGIAHAEDAYPTKPIRLIVPFPPGGTTDIVGRLFADKLGKELGQTVVVENRGGAGGSIGSAFVASSAPDGYTLGIATVSTHGINPAIYPNLPFDGEKDFTPISNLAAVPNIMTINPKVQAKNIADFIKLAKSEPGKLTYASAGNGSVSHMMGELFKMASGTNLMHVPYRGVGPALNDALAGQVDVMYDNLPSSLPHVQSGRLIAMAVASPQRVAALPDVPTFAEAGLPAVNDASWFGLVAPAKLPKPVLDKLNAAVQKVSAEADVKTRLEALGAAPAANTPAEFAAQISAEIAKNKRIAKEANVKID, encoded by the coding sequence ATGCAACGCCGTAACGTAATACTGGGCCTGTGTGTCGCCGCCGCGACCCTGGCCGCGCCGCTGACCTCGGGCATCGCGCACGCCGAAGACGCGTATCCGACCAAGCCCATCCGCCTGATCGTTCCGTTCCCGCCCGGCGGCACCACCGACATCGTCGGCCGCCTGTTTGCGGACAAGCTGGGCAAGGAGCTGGGCCAGACCGTCGTGGTGGAAAACCGCGGCGGCGCCGGCGGCTCGATCGGCAGCGCCTTCGTTGCCAGCAGCGCGCCTGACGGCTACACCCTGGGCATCGCCACCGTCAGCACCCACGGCATCAACCCGGCCATCTACCCGAACCTGCCGTTCGATGGCGAGAAGGACTTCACGCCCATCTCGAACCTGGCCGCCGTGCCCAACATCATGACCATCAACCCGAAGGTCCAGGCCAAGAACATCGCCGACTTCATCAAGCTGGCCAAGAGCGAGCCGGGCAAGCTGACCTACGCGTCCGCCGGCAACGGTTCGGTCTCGCACATGATGGGCGAACTGTTCAAGATGGCTTCGGGCACCAACCTGATGCACGTGCCGTACCGCGGCGTGGGCCCGGCGCTGAACGACGCGCTGGCCGGCCAGGTCGACGTCATGTATGACAACCTGCCCTCCTCGCTGCCGCACGTGCAGTCCGGCCGCCTGATCGCCATGGCCGTCGCCTCGCCCCAGCGCGTGGCCGCCCTGCCTGACGTGCCCACGTTCGCCGAAGCCGGCCTGCCGGCCGTGAACGACGCCTCCTGGTTCGGCCTGGTGGCTCCCGCCAAGCTGCCCAAGCCCGTGCTGGACAAGCTGAACGCGGCCGTGCAGAAGGTCAGCGCCGAAGCCGACGTCAAGACCCGCCTGGAAGCCCTGGGCGCCGCGCCGGCCGCCAACACCCCGGCCGAATTCGCGGCGCAGATCTCGGCTGAAATCGCCAAGAACAAGCGCATCGCCAAAGAAGCCAACGTGAAGATCGACTAA
- a CDS encoding NAD(P) transhydrogenase subunit alpha: MEAINPTLMNLIIFVLAIYVGYHVVWNVTPALHTPLMAVTNAISAIIIVGAMLAAALTEGGLARGMGVFAVALAAVNVFGGFLVTRRMLEMFKKKDRKAGKEEAK, encoded by the coding sequence ATGGAAGCGATCAACCCCACCCTGATGAATCTCATCATCTTCGTGCTGGCCATCTATGTCGGCTACCACGTCGTGTGGAACGTCACCCCCGCCCTGCACACGCCGCTGATGGCGGTCACCAACGCCATTTCCGCCATCATCATCGTGGGCGCCATGCTGGCGGCCGCGCTGACCGAAGGCGGGCTGGCGCGCGGCATGGGCGTGTTCGCCGTGGCGCTGGCCGCGGTCAACGTGTTCGGCGGTTTTCTCGTGACCCGGCGCATGCTGGAAATGTTCAAGAAGAAGGACCGCAAGGCAGGCAAGGAGGAAGCGAAATGA
- a CDS encoding Re/Si-specific NAD(P)(+) transhydrogenase subunit alpha has protein sequence MHIGIPKETRDGETRVAATPETVKKYIGGKHSVVVERGAGTAARYLDEAYEAAGATLGSAQDALGAELVMKVRAPSAAELPQMKSGAVVIGMLDPFDAEGIQQMAAAGLTGFALEAAPRITRAQSLDVLSSQANLAGYKAVLLAAHHYGRLIPMMMTAAGTLKAARAVVLGTGVAGLQAIATAKRLGAVVEASDVRPAAREQVESLGAKFIDVPFETDEEREIAQGTGGYARPMPPAWMARQAALVSERCKQADIVITTALIPGRPAPTLVSAETVAAMKPGSVLVDLAVERGGNCPLSEKGLVVEKHGVTIIGLTNLPGLVATDASALYARNIQDFLKLIINADGALAIQRDDEIVTACLMCEGGNVARRN, from the coding sequence ATGCACATCGGGATACCAAAAGAAACCCGAGACGGGGAAACTCGTGTCGCAGCAACACCGGAGACCGTCAAGAAGTACATAGGCGGCAAACACAGCGTCGTCGTGGAGCGCGGGGCAGGCACTGCCGCTCGCTATCTCGACGAGGCCTATGAGGCAGCGGGCGCCACGCTCGGCAGCGCCCAGGATGCATTGGGGGCAGAACTCGTCATGAAGGTGCGCGCGCCTTCTGCCGCGGAACTGCCCCAGATGAAATCCGGCGCCGTCGTGATCGGCATGCTGGATCCCTTCGACGCCGAAGGCATCCAGCAGATGGCCGCCGCCGGGCTCACTGGATTCGCGCTGGAGGCCGCGCCCCGCATCACGCGGGCGCAGAGCCTGGACGTGCTGTCCTCGCAGGCCAACCTGGCCGGCTACAAGGCCGTGCTGCTGGCGGCGCACCACTACGGCCGACTGATACCCATGATGATGACCGCCGCGGGGACGCTGAAAGCCGCCCGCGCCGTCGTCCTGGGCACCGGCGTCGCCGGGCTGCAGGCCATCGCCACCGCCAAGCGGCTGGGCGCGGTGGTCGAGGCCTCCGACGTGCGCCCCGCCGCGCGTGAACAGGTGGAATCGCTGGGCGCCAAGTTCATCGACGTGCCTTTCGAAACGGATGAAGAACGCGAGATCGCGCAGGGCACGGGGGGCTATGCCCGGCCCATGCCGCCCGCCTGGATGGCGCGGCAGGCCGCGCTCGTGTCCGAGCGCTGCAAGCAGGCCGACATCGTCATCACCACGGCGCTGATCCCCGGCCGCCCCGCCCCCACGCTGGTGTCCGCGGAAACCGTCGCGGCCATGAAGCCGGGCTCGGTGCTGGTGGACCTGGCGGTCGAACGCGGCGGCAATTGCCCGCTTTCCGAGAAAGGCCTGGTGGTGGAAAAGCACGGCGTGACGATCATCGGGCTGACCAACCTGCCCGGACTGGTCGCGACCGACGCTTCGGCGCTGTATGCGCGCAACATCCAGGATTTCCTGAAGCTCATCATCAATGCGGACGGCGCGCTGGCGATCCAGCGCGACGATGAAATCGTCACGGCCTGCCTGATGTGCGAAGGCGGCAACGTGGCGCGGAGGAACTAA